The proteins below come from a single Candidatus Didemnitutus sp. genomic window:
- a CDS encoding glycoside hydrolase family 3 C-terminal domain-containing protein: protein MSAAVPFRDSSLPVATRVEDLLARMTLDEKIDQLHQCGIGDANPNNLAERPDEFRPTYGSFILNGLTADLTTRNALQRMCVEQSRLGIPAIFGCDVIHGYRAITPIPLAQACTWDPELVRRACEATAEMARAHGVDWTFAPMVDHCTDPRWGRVAETFGESPFASSRFAEASVRGYQEAPVPIAACLKHYVGYGASEGGRDYSATEISPQALWERHLPPFEAGVRAGALSVMSAFNDLNGVPTSAHRQTLTEILRARWKFAGLVVSDWNAVLQLMNQGYAATEADAAALALTAGVDLNMADGFYRRHLASLVRGGQVPLAVVDEAARRVLRVKFALGLFEQPFVESTALTGSAPTALQLALCEEVALRSLVLLKNDGGTLPLPVAARRVALIGPLALERAALLGSWAQQGRGDETPSIADEMRARLPAGTELAVVAGCAIEGGGREGFVEALAAARAADFVVLCLGEQWSMSGENASRSSIRLPGWQEELGLEIAALGKPTALVLVTGRPVELHRLEPGVGAILAAWQPGSRAGAAIARVLLGEANPSGRLAVTWPRTTGQIPLYHNMRPRARRDPEGFYQDVPTSPHYAFGHGLSYTAFHYGEIRLSRASVREGQTIAAEVPVTNAGARAGREHVLWFIRDPAASITRPLRDLKHFESAELAPGEARVFRWEIDPRRDFAFPDAEGRSVLEGGEIQIFVGERTATLTVLA, encoded by the coding sequence ATGAGCGCCGCCGTGCCGTTCCGCGATTCGTCACTGCCCGTCGCCACCCGCGTCGAGGATCTGCTCGCGCGGATGACGCTCGACGAGAAGATCGACCAGTTGCACCAGTGCGGCATCGGCGACGCCAATCCGAACAACCTCGCGGAACGGCCCGACGAGTTTCGTCCGACCTACGGCTCCTTCATCCTCAACGGACTCACGGCCGATCTCACGACCCGCAACGCGCTCCAACGGATGTGCGTCGAGCAATCGCGTCTCGGCATCCCGGCGATTTTCGGCTGCGACGTCATCCACGGCTACCGTGCGATCACGCCGATCCCGCTTGCGCAGGCTTGCACGTGGGATCCGGAGTTGGTCCGACGCGCGTGCGAGGCGACCGCGGAGATGGCGCGCGCGCACGGTGTGGATTGGACGTTCGCCCCGATGGTCGATCACTGCACCGATCCGCGCTGGGGACGCGTGGCCGAGACGTTCGGCGAATCGCCGTTCGCCTCGAGCCGCTTCGCCGAGGCCTCCGTGCGCGGCTATCAGGAGGCGCCGGTGCCGATCGCCGCGTGCTTGAAGCACTACGTCGGCTACGGTGCCTCCGAGGGAGGGCGCGATTACAGCGCGACCGAGATCTCGCCACAGGCGCTGTGGGAGCGCCATCTGCCGCCGTTCGAGGCGGGTGTGCGCGCCGGCGCGCTCTCGGTGATGAGCGCGTTCAACGATCTGAATGGCGTGCCGACCTCCGCGCACCGGCAGACGCTGACGGAGATTCTGCGCGCGCGGTGGAAGTTTGCGGGCCTCGTCGTCTCGGATTGGAACGCGGTCCTGCAGCTGATGAACCAGGGCTACGCCGCGACGGAAGCGGACGCGGCGGCGCTGGCGCTCACAGCGGGCGTGGATCTCAACATGGCCGACGGATTCTACCGGCGGCACCTCGCGTCGCTCGTTCGCGGCGGCCAAGTGCCGCTGGCCGTGGTGGACGAGGCTGCGCGTCGCGTGCTGCGGGTGAAATTCGCGCTCGGACTTTTCGAGCAGCCCTTTGTCGAATCAACCGCGCTCACCGGCTCGGCCCCGACTGCGCTGCAGTTGGCCCTGTGTGAGGAGGTCGCGTTGCGCTCGCTCGTCCTGTTGAAGAACGACGGCGGCACGTTGCCGCTGCCGGTAGCGGCGCGACGCGTGGCACTGATCGGACCGCTCGCGCTGGAACGCGCCGCGTTGCTCGGCTCGTGGGCTCAGCAGGGGCGAGGCGACGAGACACCGAGCATCGCCGATGAAATGCGGGCGCGACTTCCCGCTGGCACGGAGCTCGCCGTCGTGGCGGGTTGCGCCATCGAGGGCGGTGGACGCGAGGGCTTTGTCGAGGCGCTGGCGGCGGCGCGCGCCGCGGACTTCGTAGTGCTGTGTCTCGGCGAACAATGGTCGATGAGCGGCGAAAACGCCTCGCGTTCCTCGATTCGCCTGCCCGGCTGGCAGGAAGAACTCGGGCTGGAAATCGCTGCGCTCGGCAAACCCACGGCGCTCGTGCTCGTGACGGGGCGGCCGGTGGAACTGCACCGCCTCGAGCCGGGCGTCGGCGCGATTCTGGCGGCGTGGCAGCCGGGCTCGCGCGCCGGTGCGGCGATCGCGCGCGTGTTGCTGGGCGAGGCGAATCCTTCCGGGCGGCTGGCGGTCACCTGGCCGCGGACGACGGGGCAAATTCCGCTTTACCACAACATGCGTCCGCGTGCGCGGCGTGACCCGGAGGGCTTTTATCAGGACGTGCCGACATCGCCGCACTACGCGTTCGGGCACGGGCTCAGCTACACCGCGTTTCACTACGGCGAGATCCGGTTGTCGCGCGCGAGCGTGCGCGAAGGCCAGACGATCGCCGCGGAAGTGCCGGTGACCAACGCCGGTGCGCGCGCGGGCCGCGAACATGTGTTGTGGTTCATCCGCGATCCGGCGGCGAGCATCACCCGGCCGTTGCGCGACCTGAAGCATTTCGAATCCGCGGAGCTGGCGCCGGGCGAAGCGCGCGTCTTCCGCTGGGAGATCGATCCGCGACGGGATTTCGCGTTTCCGGATGCGGAGGGGCGAAGCGTGCTCGAGGGCGGCGAAATTCAGATTTTCGTCGGCGAGCGCACGGCGACATTGACCGTGCTCGCTTAA
- a CDS encoding PAS domain S-box protein, with protein MSTPDFSTLSREELIARLAADQTSSPEELVNAARELRDMKAALDEHSIVAITDPSGRITYVNDKFCAISKYAREELIGQDHRLINSGHHSKEFFKNLWSTIARGHVWHGELRNRAKDGSLYWVDTTIFPFLNANGKPYQYIAIRTDITQRKADELELQRIATDLAQKNKELEAIVYTVSHDLRSPLVNVQGFSRQLTRACDQIRAAAAESTDGRIALEHLKKPIDVSIPQALKFISAGVAKMEALLAGLLHYSRLGRVALNIRPLDMNAMLTEITAAMKFQLDEAKAQVRVGVLPHCLGDSVQTNQVFANLLDNALKYRAADRPLLIEVSGRIVDGVATYTVADNGQGIAREHQAKIFEIFHRLNPADTAGEGLGLSIAQRVLERQGGRIWVESAVNKGSMFHVSLPAT; from the coding sequence GTGTCCACACCTGACTTTTCCACGCTTAGTCGGGAGGAATTGATCGCGCGTCTCGCCGCCGATCAGACTTCATCCCCCGAGGAACTCGTGAATGCCGCGCGCGAGCTGCGCGACATGAAGGCGGCGCTCGACGAGCACTCGATCGTCGCGATCACCGACCCGTCGGGCCGCATCACCTACGTGAACGACAAGTTCTGCGCGATTTCGAAATACGCACGCGAGGAGCTGATCGGTCAGGACCATCGCCTGATCAACTCGGGCCACCATTCGAAGGAGTTCTTCAAGAATCTCTGGTCGACCATCGCTCGCGGCCACGTCTGGCACGGCGAGCTGCGCAACCGCGCCAAGGACGGTTCGCTCTACTGGGTCGACACGACGATCTTCCCGTTCCTCAACGCAAACGGGAAACCCTACCAATACATCGCGATCCGCACCGACATCACGCAGCGCAAGGCGGACGAGCTCGAGTTGCAGCGCATCGCCACCGACTTGGCGCAGAAGAACAAGGAGCTCGAGGCCATCGTCTACACCGTCTCGCACGACCTGCGTTCGCCGCTCGTGAATGTGCAGGGGTTCAGCCGCCAGCTCACGCGCGCCTGCGATCAGATTCGCGCGGCGGCGGCGGAGTCCACCGACGGCCGGATCGCGCTCGAACACTTGAAGAAGCCCATCGATGTCTCCATCCCGCAGGCGCTGAAATTCATCAGCGCGGGCGTGGCGAAGATGGAGGCGCTGCTCGCGGGCCTGCTGCATTATTCGCGCCTCGGCCGCGTGGCGCTGAACATCCGTCCGCTCGACATGAACGCGATGCTCACGGAGATCACGGCGGCGATGAAGTTCCAGCTCGACGAGGCAAAGGCCCAGGTGCGAGTCGGCGTCCTGCCGCACTGCCTCGGCGACAGCGTGCAGACGAATCAGGTCTTCGCCAACCTCCTCGACAACGCCCTGAAATACCGCGCCGCCGACCGCCCGCTGCTGATCGAGGTCTCCGGTCGCATCGTCGATGGCGTCGCGACCTACACGGTCGCAGACAACGGCCAGGGCATCGCGCGGGAGCATCAGGCGAAGATCTTCGAGATCTTCCACCGGCTGAATCCCGCGGACACGGCGGGCGAGGGGCTCGGCCTCTCGATCGCGCAGCGCGTGCTCGAACGGCAGGGCGGCAGAATTTGGGTTGAGAGCGCGGTGAACAAGGGTTCCATGTTCCACGTTTCATTGCCGGCGACCTAA
- a CDS encoding ABC transporter ATP-binding protein, whose protein sequence is MSETERTSDVAAPDRANRAFRQHVWPVLVEHKWAAIGAIVLLGIHGYGLTLQNVYLKWFLDALEQRGAADVLWRRVGWLAAGYLIATVVLRMVCWHLGYRLITRVRERIVFSLRSQFFRHVNQLCLRFHGQHSSGELFSYLFGSPLASVMQFFQHTSMAVPGSIVNLISLLLLFWQWDWVVALVVLAAALLSVWFMLRARTKMQRISADFQSAEGDVSGRVADLLRGNKAVKLYAMEDRVEEDFAAQAAMISRKSYERDVSSHVEWMKQETFGYVCYAALMGVCTWRYLDGHVSLGVVAACFTSFVSLQWPLQAIFQAFTFWGGAAASLARIGVVLETPSTTPDPAEPTHGIPARAEIEFDGVSFAYEGDSPVVRDLSLRIAPGQRVALVGPSGAGKTTIAQLLLRLYDPTAGAVKLGGVDLRRFAAAELRRQFGVVPQDPFIFRTTVRDNIRVARPNADDAAIRRACELANAWEFIAAMPGGLDAKIGEGGSTLSGGQRQRLAIARALLADPQCFVLDEATSALDTLSEALVQDVVEKSLRGRTVIFIAHRLATVKNCDRILVVDGGRVAQEGTFDELVARPGLFQELVRGQALRA, encoded by the coding sequence ATGAGCGAGACGGAGCGGACGAGCGACGTGGCGGCCCCCGACCGGGCGAACCGGGCGTTCCGCCAGCACGTCTGGCCGGTGCTCGTCGAACACAAGTGGGCGGCGATCGGCGCGATCGTGCTGCTCGGCATTCACGGCTACGGCCTGACGTTGCAGAATGTCTACCTGAAGTGGTTTTTGGATGCGCTGGAACAGCGCGGAGCGGCGGATGTGTTGTGGCGGCGCGTGGGGTGGCTGGCGGCCGGCTATCTGATCGCGACGGTGGTGTTGCGGATGGTGTGCTGGCACCTCGGCTACCGGCTGATCACGCGGGTGCGCGAGCGGATCGTCTTTTCGCTGCGCAGCCAGTTCTTCCGCCATGTGAACCAGCTGTGCCTGCGGTTCCACGGCCAGCATTCGTCGGGCGAGTTGTTCAGCTATCTCTTCGGCTCGCCGCTGGCGTCGGTGATGCAGTTTTTCCAACACACGTCGATGGCGGTGCCCGGCTCGATCGTGAACCTGATTTCGCTGCTGCTGTTGTTCTGGCAATGGGACTGGGTGGTCGCGCTGGTGGTGCTGGCGGCGGCGTTGTTGAGCGTGTGGTTCATGCTGCGGGCGCGGACGAAGATGCAGCGGATCAGTGCGGATTTTCAGAGTGCGGAAGGCGATGTGAGCGGACGCGTGGCGGATCTGTTGCGCGGCAACAAGGCGGTGAAACTCTACGCGATGGAGGATCGGGTGGAGGAGGATTTCGCGGCGCAGGCGGCGATGATCAGCCGCAAGTCCTATGAGCGCGACGTGAGCAGTCACGTCGAGTGGATGAAGCAGGAGACCTTCGGTTACGTGTGCTACGCGGCGCTGATGGGCGTGTGCACGTGGCGCTACCTCGATGGACACGTTTCGCTCGGCGTCGTGGCGGCGTGCTTCACGTCGTTCGTCTCGCTCCAGTGGCCGCTGCAGGCGATTTTCCAGGCCTTCACGTTCTGGGGCGGCGCTGCGGCATCGCTGGCGCGCATCGGCGTGGTGTTGGAAACGCCCAGCACGACGCCGGACCCGGCGGAGCCGACGCACGGCATCCCGGCGCGGGCGGAAATCGAATTCGATGGCGTGAGCTTCGCCTACGAGGGCGACAGTCCGGTCGTGCGCGATCTGTCGCTGCGGATTGCGCCGGGCCAGCGCGTGGCATTGGTCGGCCCGTCCGGGGCGGGCAAGACCACGATCGCGCAATTGCTGCTGCGGCTCTACGACCCGACCGCAGGCGCGGTGAAGCTCGGGGGCGTGGACCTGCGGCGGTTCGCGGCGGCGGAGTTGCGCCGGCAGTTCGGCGTCGTGCCGCAGGATCCGTTCATTTTCCGCACGACGGTGCGCGACAACATCCGCGTGGCTCGGCCGAACGCCGATGACGCGGCGATCCGGCGCGCGTGCGAACTCGCCAACGCGTGGGAGTTCATCGCGGCGATGCCGGGCGGTCTCGACGCGAAGATCGGCGAGGGCGGTTCGACATTGTCGGGCGGGCAGCGGCAGCGTCTGGCGATCGCGCGGGCGCTGCTGGCCGATCCGCAGTGCTTCGTGCTCGACGAGGCGACGAGCGCGCTCGACACGCTCAGCGAGGCGCTGGTGCAGGACGTGGTCGAGAAGAGCCTGCGCGGACGCACGGTGATCTTTATCGCGCACCGGCTGGCGACGGTGAAGAACTGCGACCGCATCCTCGTGGTCGATGGTGGCCGCGTGGCGCAGGAGGGGACGTTCGACGAACTCGTGGCGCGGCCGGGGTTGTTCCAGGAGCTCGTGCGCGGGCAGGCGTTGCGCGCCTGA
- a CDS encoding glycoside hydrolase family 125 protein: MPLRRAMAVAWVALTLGLGCAGADELRRFAVQLAPDDVLPTGNELISLPTIRAADGALDSFNVLSMRDRGLLEVVGEGGAPAVQPYFEIDGQPLPFRAPQWELAEYWIPTARLATDGLERTLTYCVPPGARAAMIRLTLVNRRAQPVAVHLGVRTSWGALNRVTYAPVALRGAREFTTGDTSMFSFITHDTIFAWALNAPGARVQPNPGAGKGAPGIDAVRIFTVAPGATVEAVFFLSVGLEENSAVHAARVLRENTERDGVDGVLAKAAAWCRARTGTTGQADLDMLMNRNLLFTALYAWGRTLDTEQLVGITSRSPRYYVSAAYWDRDAMLWSFPGLLDIDLALAREALDYALTTQLRNTGTHSRYIDGMVLEDGFQLDEAVAPLVALGRYWRQTGDLAFVAGHRAALAALRARLLGRFDAATGLYSSLQDSQDEFQKLPFITYANALSWQAWRELSALHAALGEVDAAADAAQRADALKSAILRHCVAVPPGGLEPIFASATDGRAHVFTEVPPGSQMKLPLVGFVPEDDPTFVRTYDWLHSAAYPYSYSTEPFGLPGSYRVAFTTSWSVADHLRLKRSREHALKILRASAWDGGIVTEGVDPRTAKMDKAGRAFATAAGYVADALWQEYVVPARQKSSTP, encoded by the coding sequence ATGCCGCTCCGTCGCGCCATGGCCGTCGCGTGGGTCGCCCTGACCCTCGGCCTCGGCTGCGCCGGCGCGGACGAGCTGCGGCGATTCGCGGTGCAGTTGGCGCCGGACGACGTCCTGCCGACGGGCAACGAGCTGATTTCCCTGCCGACGATTCGCGCGGCGGACGGGGCGCTCGACAGCTTCAACGTGCTTTCGATGCGCGACCGCGGCCTGTTGGAAGTCGTGGGCGAGGGCGGAGCACCGGCGGTGCAGCCGTATTTCGAGATCGATGGCCAACCGCTTCCGTTTCGCGCCCCGCAGTGGGAACTGGCGGAATATTGGATTCCGACGGCGCGACTCGCGACCGACGGCCTCGAGCGCACGCTCACCTACTGCGTGCCGCCCGGCGCGCGCGCGGCGATGATTCGGTTGACCCTGGTGAATCGGCGGGCCCAGCCGGTCGCCGTGCACCTTGGCGTGCGCACTTCGTGGGGCGCGTTGAACCGCGTCACCTACGCGCCCGTGGCGCTCCGCGGCGCGCGCGAGTTCACCACCGGCGACACGTCGATGTTCAGTTTCATCACCCACGACACGATTTTCGCCTGGGCGCTGAACGCCCCGGGCGCGCGCGTGCAGCCCAACCCCGGCGCGGGGAAAGGCGCCCCCGGCATCGACGCGGTGCGGATCTTCACCGTGGCACCCGGCGCGACCGTCGAGGCGGTCTTCTTTCTCAGCGTGGGTCTCGAGGAAAACAGCGCCGTGCACGCGGCGCGCGTGTTGCGCGAAAACACCGAGCGCGATGGCGTCGACGGCGTGCTGGCCAAGGCGGCGGCGTGGTGCCGGGCCCGCACGGGCACGACCGGCCAGGCCGATCTCGATATGCTGATGAACCGGAATCTCCTGTTCACCGCACTCTACGCCTGGGGTCGAACACTCGACACCGAGCAACTCGTCGGCATCACCTCGCGCAGCCCGCGCTACTACGTATCGGCGGCGTATTGGGACCGCGATGCGATGCTGTGGTCGTTCCCCGGCCTGCTCGACATCGATCTCGCGCTCGCGCGTGAAGCGCTCGACTACGCGCTCACGACCCAACTGCGGAACACCGGCACGCACAGCCGCTACATCGACGGCATGGTGCTCGAGGATGGCTTCCAGCTCGACGAGGCCGTGGCGCCGCTGGTCGCGCTCGGGCGCTATTGGCGGCAGACGGGCGATCTCGCCTTCGTCGCCGGGCACCGCGCCGCGCTGGCGGCGCTTCGCGCGCGACTGCTCGGCCGCTTCGATGCGGCGACGGGACTCTACTCGTCGTTGCAGGATTCGCAGGACGAGTTTCAGAAACTTCCGTTCATCACTTACGCCAACGCGCTCAGCTGGCAGGCGTGGCGCGAGCTGTCCGCGCTTCATGCCGCGCTCGGCGAAGTCGATGCCGCGGCCGACGCCGCGCAGCGGGCCGACGCGCTGAAGAGTGCGATTTTGCGCCATTGCGTGGCCGTGCCGCCGGGCGGACTCGAGCCGATCTTTGCCAGCGCGACGGACGGTCGCGCGCACGTCTTCACGGAAGTGCCGCCGGGCTCGCAGATGAAGCTGCCGCTCGTCGGTTTCGTGCCCGAGGACGATCCGACGTTTGTCCGGACCTACGATTGGCTGCACTCCGCCGCCTATCCGTATTCTTATTCCACCGAGCCGTTCGGCCTGCCCGGCAGCTACCGCGTGGCCTTCACGACGTCGTGGAGCGTGGCGGATCATCTCCGTCTGAAACGCAGCCGCGAGCACGCGTTGAAAATCCTGCGCGCGAGCGCGTGGGACGGCGGCATCGTCACCGAGGGCGTCGATCCCCGCACCGCCAAGATGGACAAAGCGGGCCGCGCCTTCGCCACCGCCGCCGGTTACGTCGCCGACGCGCTCTGGCAGGAATACGTCGTCCCGGCGCGCCAGAAATCTTCCACTCCATGA
- a CDS encoding PocR ligand-binding domain-containing protein: MQAIHAAPALPFVPALSARDSGRSVVQHLERAAIFQEYKDAFEATTGLPLALRATGTFNSPLHDSKRVNPFCQLMAGRNKTCANCLLVQQKAEEEARSEAKTFQCFAGLSEAAVPVRVGEQVLGHLQTGQVLLHSPSAAGFKAVSRQISPETSTKDTAAIKDAYFGTRVLTKSQFDSIVRLLTVFSQHLSSISNQVMVQESTAESPVVAKARAYIAEHFNGEISVGEVARAVNMSTFYFCKVFKGGTGLTFTDYLARLRVESVKQQMLNPHIRVSEAAFAAGFQSLSQFNRVFRRIAGESPSDYRDRVVGSTPHHDEHSTRAA, from the coding sequence ATGCAAGCGATCCACGCCGCTCCCGCCCTGCCCTTCGTGCCCGCCCTGTCCGCCCGCGACTCCGGTCGCAGCGTTGTCCAACATCTCGAACGCGCCGCCATCTTCCAGGAATACAAGGACGCCTTCGAAGCCACCACCGGCCTGCCCCTCGCGCTCCGCGCCACCGGCACGTTCAATTCCCCGCTGCACGATTCGAAGCGCGTGAATCCGTTCTGCCAGCTCATGGCCGGCCGCAACAAGACCTGCGCCAATTGCCTGCTCGTCCAGCAAAAGGCCGAGGAGGAAGCGCGCAGCGAGGCGAAGACCTTCCAGTGCTTCGCCGGCCTCAGCGAGGCCGCCGTTCCGGTCCGCGTCGGCGAACAGGTGCTCGGCCATCTCCAAACCGGCCAGGTGCTCCTCCACTCGCCCAGCGCCGCCGGCTTCAAGGCTGTCTCGCGCCAGATCAGCCCTGAGACCTCCACCAAGGACACCGCCGCGATCAAGGACGCCTACTTCGGCACCCGCGTCCTCACCAAGTCGCAGTTCGACTCGATCGTCCGCCTCCTCACCGTTTTCTCCCAGCACCTCTCCTCGATCAGCAATCAAGTCATGGTGCAGGAATCCACCGCCGAGTCGCCCGTCGTGGCCAAGGCGCGCGCCTACATCGCCGAGCACTTCAACGGCGAGATCTCCGTCGGCGAAGTCGCCCGCGCGGTCAACATGAGCACGTTCTACTTCTGCAAGGTCTTCAAGGGCGGCACCGGACTCACCTTCACCGATTACCTCGCCCGCCTGCGCGTCGAGTCCGTGAAGCAGCAGATGCTCAACCCGCACATCCGCGTCAGCGAGGCGGCCTTCGCCGCCGGCTTTCAGTCACTCTCCCAGTTCAACCGCGTGTTCCGCCGCATCGCCGGCGAGAGCCCGAGCGACTACCGCGACCGCGTCGTCGGCAGCACGCCGCACCACGACGAGCACAGCACCCGCGCCGCCTGA
- a CDS encoding response regulator, with product MNHSPTILIVEDDEGHAILIRENLEMAGLKNRIEHFRDGQAILDYFFDRDGNVVRGHDGTYLVLLDIRMPKVDGIEVLRRLKADTELRKLPVIMLTTTDDSREVERCHQLGCSVYIQKPVDYDKFTEAIRRLGMFVMLLLVPPVASK from the coding sequence ATGAATCATTCTCCTACCATTCTCATCGTCGAAGACGACGAAGGCCACGCCATCCTCATCCGCGAAAATCTCGAGATGGCCGGCTTGAAAAACCGCATCGAGCATTTCCGCGACGGGCAGGCGATCCTCGATTATTTTTTTGATCGCGACGGCAACGTCGTGCGCGGCCACGACGGCACCTACCTCGTGCTGCTCGACATCCGCATGCCCAAGGTCGACGGCATCGAGGTGCTGCGCCGCCTGAAGGCCGACACCGAACTGCGCAAGCTGCCGGTGATCATGCTCACGACCACCGACGATTCCCGCGAGGTCGAGCGCTGCCACCAACTCGGCTGCAGCGTCTACATCCAAAAGCCCGTCGATTACGACAAGTTCACCGAGGCGATCCGTCGGTTGGGCATGTTCGTGATGCTCCTGCTCGTTCCGCCTGTAGCGAGCAAGTGA
- a CDS encoding response regulator produces MSPGSQGSAPARILVVDDDEGLLILMAEALRAEGHEVDTATSCYQAFAKLQSGPHDLVLLDLKLRDAEGIGLLNKYSATGFGVPFVVVTGQGDERAAVEVMKHGALDYVMKDTTLLDLLPAVARRALDSVARDRALAAARAEHVRLEAEVLAASERERLSIGADLHDGLGQLLTALELMCTALKEDTAFTHPMVSTRLDQMSGMLREAIAQTRFLARGLVPIGQGPEALHHGLVALAERTNALGRVYCAFLTEKPVEVDDVRVAGHLYRIAQEAVNNAVRHAHAKTIRVSLVRRTQRLALEIADDGVGLREGAEKHGTGLGLMRHRASLIGAELTVKRGRAGGTCISCLWPGK; encoded by the coding sequence GTGAGTCCCGGTTCCCAAGGTTCCGCGCCCGCGCGCATCCTCGTCGTCGACGACGACGAGGGTCTGCTCATCCTCATGGCCGAAGCCCTCCGCGCCGAAGGCCACGAGGTCGATACCGCCACGAGCTGCTATCAGGCATTCGCTAAGCTCCAGTCCGGGCCGCACGATCTGGTGTTGCTCGACTTGAAACTGCGCGATGCCGAGGGCATCGGCCTGCTCAACAAATACAGCGCCACCGGATTCGGCGTGCCCTTCGTGGTCGTGACCGGTCAGGGCGACGAACGCGCTGCCGTGGAGGTGATGAAACATGGCGCCCTCGACTACGTGATGAAGGACACCACGCTGCTCGATTTGCTGCCGGCCGTGGCGCGCCGTGCGCTCGACTCCGTCGCGCGCGACCGCGCCCTTGCGGCGGCCCGGGCCGAGCATGTGCGTCTCGAAGCGGAGGTCCTGGCCGCGAGCGAACGCGAGCGACTCTCGATCGGCGCCGATCTGCACGACGGGCTGGGGCAGCTGCTCACGGCATTGGAACTCATGTGCACGGCCTTGAAGGAAGACACGGCGTTCACGCACCCGATGGTTTCGACGCGCCTCGACCAGATGAGCGGCATGCTGCGCGAGGCGATCGCGCAGACGCGATTTCTGGCGCGCGGCCTCGTGCCGATCGGCCAGGGTCCGGAAGCGTTGCACCATGGACTGGTGGCACTGGCCGAGCGGACAAATGCGTTGGGTCGGGTCTATTGCGCATTCCTGACCGAGAAGCCCGTCGAAGTGGACGATGTGCGCGTGGCCGGTCATCTTTACCGCATCGCTCAGGAAGCCGTGAACAACGCGGTGCGCCACGCGCACGCCAAGACCATCCGCGTGAGCCTCGTCCGGCGCACGCAGCGGCTCGCGCTGGAAATCGCCGACGATGGCGTCGGCTTGCGCGAAGGTGCCGAGAAACACGGCACGGGCCTCGGTCTCATGCGGCATCGTGCGAGCTTGATCGGCGCGGAGCTCACGGTGAAACGTGGTCGCGCGGGCGGCACCTGCATTTCGTGCCTCTGGCCGGGCAAGTGA